ATTATGAGGAAAATTAAATGAAAAACAAATTGTCATTAGTTGTTACAGCAATATTGATCAGTTTAGTTTTATTTGTCGGTTGTAAGAAAAAGGAAGAAGTTGAGAAATCAATTGTTTCGGTAAAAGGTTCTGATACTATGGTAAATTTATCACAGAAATGGGCTGAAAACTACATGAAGAAAAATCCAAATGCATCAATACAAGTTACTGGCGGCGGTTCTGGCACTGGCATAGCTGCGCTTTTAAATGGAACTATGGATATTGCAAATTCGAGCAGAGAATTAAAAGAAAAAGAATATGAATTAGCAAAAACGAAAAATATTTCACCTAAAGAATTCAAAGTTGCATTGGATGGAATTGCAGTTATTGTAAATCCAACAAACACAATTAATGAATTAACTATGACTCAAATCTTGGAAATTTTCACCGGAAAAATCACAAATTGGAAGCAACTTGGTGGTGAAGATTTGCCTATTGTTTTATATGGAAGAGAAAATAGCAGCGGAACGTATGAATTTTTTAAAGAACATGTATTGGGAAAAGATGAAAGAGGAGAAACTCGAGATTTTGCAAATACAACACAAGTTTTGCAAGGAACTGCAGCTTTAGGTGAAGCAGTAGCTCGTGATAATAAAGGAATTGGATATGGTGGTGTTGGTTATTTTGCAGTTAGAACAGACGTTAAAATTCTAAAAGTAAAGGCAGACGAAACTGCAGAAGGAATTGCCCCGGCACAAGAAGGAAAAGTTAATTATGAGGCAATTTGGAATGGCACTTATTCTATTTCAAGATATTTATATTGCTACACAAATGGTACACCAGATAAAAAAGTTCAAGATTTTATGGATTTTATATTATCAAAAGAAGGTCAAGATTTAGTTAAGCAAATGGAATATATTCCTTTACCTCAATAAAAAATTATATGGTTGATACTACTAAATCTGTAGATAAAATTAAAAATGAAGATTCTGAATTAAGTAAATCAGAGTCTTCTCTTTATGGAAAAAAGATTTCAATAAATGTTAGAATTAAGGAAAAAATTATTGAATATTTTTTTGCGGCAAATGGAATTGTAGCATTAGTTTTTATTATTCTAATTTTTGTTTTTTTGTTTAGAGAAGGAATACAGGCACTTAACAATGTTGGCATTTTAGACTTTATTTATTTTGATCAAATTCAAATTGATAAATCTGTACAAAGATTATATGAATGGTATCCAACATCAAGTGAAGAACGTTATTCACTTTTACCATTAATTGTGGGAACACTGCTTACTGCAATTCCCGCTACATTAATTTCAACTTTTTTTGGAGTTGCTGCCGGAGTTTATTTATCTGAAATTTCAAATCCCAAAGCCCGAGAATTTTTAAAACCAATGATTGAATTATTTGCAAGTATTCCCACAGTTGTTTTAGGATTTTTAATGCTTGTTGTCGGAGCCTCGGTTTTTGATGATTTATTTCATCCATCAAATAGATTAAATGCATTTATAGCTGCACTGGGTTTATCCTTTGTAATAATTCCAATAATTGCCTCAATGACAGAAGATGCATTACGATCAATTCCGAATGATTTGAGAATGGCATCTTATGGTTTAGGCGCAACAAAATGGCAAACAATTAGCCGGGTAATAATTCCAGCCGGATTTAGCGGAGTTTCCGCAAGTATAATATTAGGTTTCGGCAGAGCAATTGGTGAAACTATGATTGTTTTAATGGCTGCAGGAAATGCTTCAAACATTACAACCGATTTATTTTTAAGCGTTAGAACAATGACAGCAACAATTGCAGCGGAAATGGGTGAAGTTTCACAAGGTTCCGATCATTATTATGCATTATTTTTTATTGGGATAATACTTTTTACGATAACGTTTTTTCTTAATCTTATTGCCGAAATAATAATTAATAAAATGCGAAAGAAAAATATTTTTTAGGTGATTTTTGGATATTTCAAAAAAACATAAAGATTTAACCGGGCAATTTTTTATAGGCTTTACAAAATTTATTTTTTTTCTATTAGGTTTTGTACTTTTACTTGTTCTTGGCAAAATAATTTATGAAGGTATTGGAATAATATCTTTAGAATTTATACTTGATGAACCAAAAAATAATATGACTGAAGGCGGTATTGGTCCAGCAATTTTTGGTACATTAGCTGTAACTACAATTATGGTATTATTATCTGTTCCGGTTGGTGTTTCTGCCGCAATTTATCTATCTCAATATGCAAAAGATACATTCTTTACAAGAATTATTAGAACTGCCGTAAATAATTTAGCTGGTGTTCCATCAATTGTTTTTGGGTTATTCGGTTTAGGTTTTTTTATTTTGTTCATTGGCAGAAATTTAGATGAAGTTTTAGAAACCGGATTATTATGGGGACAACCTTGCTTACTTTGGGCTGCAGCAACTCTTAGTGTTTTAGTTTTGCCTATTGTAATAGTATCAACTCTTGAAGCACTTATAGCAGTACCTAAAAGTCATATTGATGCTTCGTTCGGACTTGGAGCAACAAAATGGCAGACAATTAAAAAAGTTGTAATCCCTCAAGCTAAACCCGGAATTTTAACCGGAACAATTTTAGCAATTAGCCGAGGTGTTGGTGAAACGGCACCCATTTTATTTTTAGGTGCTGCATTTTTTCTCCCAAATTTACCAATTGTTGATTTATGCATTGGCGATTATTGTATTCCGATGATAAATCCATCAGAACAATTTATGTATTTGGCATATCATATTTTCATATTAGCAACGCAGTCATCAAATCCAACTTTAACAATGCCAATTCAGTACGGATCAACATTAGTATTAATTGCTATAACTTTTTTATTAAATATTACTGCTATAATTTTAAGATATAAATACAGAAAGCAATTAGGAAAAATTTAAATTAGAGAAATGTTAAGATGAAGAATACCAAAATATTCACTAAAGATTTATGTTTATATTACGGTGATAAACAAGCGCTAAAAGATATTTCATTGCAGATTCCCGAAAAGCAAGTTACCGCATTTATTGGTCCATCTGGCTGTGGAAAATCTACATTTTTAAGAGTGTTAAATAGAATGAATGATTTAATAGGAAATGTTAATATTACCGGTGAAGTAAATATTGATGGAATTAATATTTATGATAAAAATATAGATGTTGTAAATTTACGTAAACGAATTGGAATGGTTTTCCAAAAATCAAATTTATTTCCAAAAACAATTTATGAAAATATAATTTACGGGCCTTCGATAAACGGAATTAGAGATAAGAAAAAACTGGAAGAAATTGTTGAAAAATCTTTAAAGCAATCTGCAATTTGGGAAGAAGTAAAAGATAGATTGCATGAATCGGCACTAAGTCTTTCCGGCGGGCAGCAGCAGCGTTTATGCATTGCACGTGCATTAGCTGTAAAACCGGATATAATTTTAATGGATGAGCCGGCAAGCGCTTTAGATCCAATTTCTACCGCAAAAATTGAAGAATTGATTCATGAACTTAAAGAAAATTATACAATTGTAATTGTTACACACAATATGCAGCAAGCAGCACGCGTAAGTGATAAAACTGCATTTTTCTATCTTGGTGAATTAATTGAGTTTGACGGAACATCTAAAATTTTTACAAATCCATCAAAAAAACAGACAGAAGATTACATAACCGGTAGATTTGGTTAAAAAAAATTTGAGGCAAAAATGGAAAGACAATTTGAAATTCATCTCGGAAAATTAAGAACGCGAATTATAAAAATGTCAAGTTTGGTTGAAGACCAAATGGAATTGGCAATTCGTGCAATCAATGAAGAAAATCTTGAATTGACAAATTTAATAATTGAGCGTGAAG
The nucleotide sequence above comes from Ignavibacteriota bacterium. Encoded proteins:
- a CDS encoding phosphate ABC transporter substrate-binding protein, coding for MKNKLSLVVTAILISLVLFVGCKKKEEVEKSIVSVKGSDTMVNLSQKWAENYMKKNPNASIQVTGGGSGTGIAALLNGTMDIANSSRELKEKEYELAKTKNISPKEFKVALDGIAVIVNPTNTINELTMTQILEIFTGKITNWKQLGGEDLPIVLYGRENSSGTYEFFKEHVLGKDERGETRDFANTTQVLQGTAALGEAVARDNKGIGYGGVGYFAVRTDVKILKVKADETAEGIAPAQEGKVNYEAIWNGTYSISRYLYCYTNGTPDKKVQDFMDFILSKEGQDLVKQMEYIPLPQ
- a CDS encoding phosphate ABC transporter ATP-binding protein, producing MKNTKIFTKDLCLYYGDKQALKDISLQIPEKQVTAFIGPSGCGKSTFLRVLNRMNDLIGNVNITGEVNIDGINIYDKNIDVVNLRKRIGMVFQKSNLFPKTIYENIIYGPSINGIRDKKKLEEIVEKSLKQSAIWEEVKDRLHESALSLSGGQQQRLCIARALAVKPDIILMDEPASALDPISTAKIEELIHELKENYTIVIVTHNMQQAARVSDKTAFFYLGELIEFDGTSKIFTNPSKKQTEDYITGRFG
- the pstC gene encoding phosphate ABC transporter permease subunit PstC — its product is MVDTTKSVDKIKNEDSELSKSESSLYGKKISINVRIKEKIIEYFFAANGIVALVFIILIFVFLFREGIQALNNVGILDFIYFDQIQIDKSVQRLYEWYPTSSEERYSLLPLIVGTLLTAIPATLISTFFGVAAGVYLSEISNPKAREFLKPMIELFASIPTVVLGFLMLVVGASVFDDLFHPSNRLNAFIAALGLSFVIIPIIASMTEDALRSIPNDLRMASYGLGATKWQTISRVIIPAGFSGVSASIILGFGRAIGETMIVLMAAGNASNITTDLFLSVRTMTATIAAEMGEVSQGSDHYYALFFIGIILFTITFFLNLIAEIIINKMRKKNIF
- the pstA gene encoding phosphate ABC transporter permease PstA; translation: MDISKKHKDLTGQFFIGFTKFIFFLLGFVLLLVLGKIIYEGIGIISLEFILDEPKNNMTEGGIGPAIFGTLAVTTIMVLLSVPVGVSAAIYLSQYAKDTFFTRIIRTAVNNLAGVPSIVFGLFGLGFFILFIGRNLDEVLETGLLWGQPCLLWAAATLSVLVLPIVIVSTLEALIAVPKSHIDASFGLGATKWQTIKKVVIPQAKPGILTGTILAISRGVGETAPILFLGAAFFLPNLPIVDLCIGDYCIPMINPSEQFMYLAYHIFILATQSSNPTLTMPIQYGSTLVLIAITFLLNITAIILRYKYRKQLGKI